One Plasmodium cynomolgi strain B DNA, chromosome 12, whole genome shotgun sequence genomic region harbors:
- a CDS encoding hypothetical protein (putative), translated as MKMENSVSTPANRFVLVQLRSALNKHNINFVDDENTYNLELLKKHLKDLKLLKEDIIIKRNQSKEAIRNHLESFFISEGDRSCNFDVFYDKCLNIITRYLVAYKEINDILLGRKGSEGRKVGNPGRDNTSPSKRSKGSKSNVKGEEQQNGEGNNSLLYDLINKKLLIYNNKFLFDYDDDSEIYTSSEEEILIEGRPLKKKTRSDRVSKSCDSVENTNEAYRMASAEMRDGQEATRRWVIREKKDKVVRKCKKRRINLLNRYPIYLRDLIKIVKVAKNREKKNLQISFLNKCYMNNKGYIEKKKKRMLYRIVRYNMLMHFYKNHDIFLEKLVKKKNAYNNLSVENVKKLFLSHECSGNASSGKSSKECKVCKEKMKMLFYVTIYENLNYSSVMNNPNVIAFKERNLLTQLLVNKKEKRKTVNVNYDISFHADEHIYMLSKNDIFCDVLHEDYLKNNFNDLLQRIKDGSKGYNLLYVIFNKYKHKKFLNLKKIKRYFDERNSNASSRTGNVSTNSMTYKGDCLSLRDSFYDILKSNIIKDENNSSIFFDKIFHSFFNMLYSRIYSAPSRANVRSSKKKDIELLNVDDHNSDSDDFMLIDSASGFVKEPTYKTSTNFMMQVKHKKVQQSAMKEIQQKYLNVKQMNDIDDRYIEDGAWQNNTLSTYHYMGCVRTKGGFSQEKCSAQGNEECSGLGAFERYLNKINEEMAIVVNSDDSDEDMLCSHGKEKLLMNYLKGKMHRSGSEIGYRNENVTLERSKVQDLKKNIIVHPLINSKCIGFKINVNDIANRNLDVYCVNNGEYVQAHKNTISYLKNQITPEMKKNYTDFQNLKSKIKKKEMKIHAVNDLLSKKGLGKNQTCYINSGQTDSTGAKKNNTVTEYIVVIEENVQEERYKIDIYNYAELTAYIVNSKEEKKREFYWNFIRNEIYSHKWMNKLQFKIQNYSNLYVNSFFKKNHLRSIKEYLYGIIINLYYQNIYDVSLNIQLSRHYGHYDPSKEYVLKNIHHNLNQLYQNVMECVQSDILSSTCFIDASRITGEQIKCRINDYLMNYRWLECQPDDEAKESFQGERKKNIDDMICKYRTVLLYYLLYIYPKFLYILNVIQIKNFKEQIKNTLPEKEDQHVQEAQKDFTSQKKMLRKAKEKQVDVVKEEGNENSPNFYLPVYVKNEKNILSSFDLSNILLASFNDNFERTLFKNVLSGVTKMEKVKDEMHPTCLKTMEHFVKNEYYPIRKKLTNSQLAMVFAVLNAYLCFATTQHSIFFNADKLGKFLLHKNSKLELERYSRLSAQGKSYFPPDFRQRFLETFLLKKDNNFIASDKLKCKLMIYILLIQLCLMDNALPVQLTLINRNTAALLTRLNFSIVDKSLVTFNLNA; from the exons ATGAAGATGGAAAACTCCGTGAGCACCCCCGCCAACCGCTTCGTCCTGGTGCAGCTGAGGAGTGCGCTAAACAAACACAACATAAATTTCGTAGACGATGAGAATACGTACAACTTGGAATTATTAAAGAAGCATTTGAAAGATTTGAAATTGCTGAAGGAAGACATAATAATAAAGAGGAACCAGTCCAAGGAGGCCATCCGAAACCACTTGGAATCCTTCTTTATCAGTGAAGGGGATAGAAGTTGCAATTTTGATGTCTTTTATGATAAGTGTTTGAATATCATTACGAGGTACTTGGTCgcatataaagaaataaacgaCATTTTgttgggaagaaaagggagtGAAGGCAGAAAGGTAGGCAACCCTGGAAGGGATAACACATCGCCAAGCAAAAGAAGTAAGGGGAGCAAAAGTAACGTGAAGGGTGAGGAGCAGCAAAACGGAGAGGGAAACAACAGTTTGTTGTACGAtctgataaataaaaagttgcTCATTTATaacaacaaatttttgtttgacTATGATGACGATAGTGAGATCTACACGTCGAGTGAGGAGGAAATCCTTATCGAGGGGAGGCCCCTAAAGAAGAAAACCAGAAGTGACAGAGTTTCCAAAAGCTGCGACAGCGTGGAAAACACGAATGAAGCGTACCGTATGGCAAGCGCCGAAATGAGGGACGGCCAGGAAGCAACCCGCAGGTGGGtcataagggaaaaaaaagacaaagttgtgagaaaatgcaaaaaaagaagaatcaACCTACTTAACAGGTACCCCATCTATCTGAGGGACCTGatcaaaattgtaaaggtggccaaaaatagggaaaaaaaaaatttgcaaatcAGTTTCTTAAACAA GTGCTACATGAACAACAAAGGTTACAtcgagaagaagaaaaaaaggatgctcTATAGAATCGTAAGATATAACATGTTGatgcatttttacaaaaaccatgacatttttttggaaaaattagttaaaaaaaaaaatgcatacaaCAATTTGAGCgtcgaaaatgtgaagaagttaTTTCTCTCCCATGAATGTAGTGGGAATGCCTCATCAGGAAAGTCCAGCAAAGAGTGTAAAGtgtgcaaagaaaaaatgaagatgctGTTTTATGTAACCATTTATGAGAACTTGAATTATTCGTCCGTTATGAACAACCCCAATGTGATAGCCTTCAAGGAGAGGAATCTCCTGACCCAACTTCttgtgaacaaaaaggagaaaagaaaaacagtCAATGTGAATTATGATATTTCTTTTCATGCAGATGAACACATTTACATGTTGtccaaaaatgacattttctGTGATGTGCTGCATGAGGATTATTTGAAGAACAACTTCAACGATTTATTGCAGAGGATTAAGGATGGGAGTAAGGGATACAATTTGCTgtatgtcatttttaacaaatataagcataaaaaatttttaaatttaaaaaagattaaaAGATATTTTGACGAACGTAATAGCAATGCTTCAAGTCGGACAGGCAATGTCAGTACGAACAGTATGACTTACAAAGGGGATTGCCTTTCCCTGAGGGATTCCTTctatgatattttaaaaagtaacatAATTAAGGATGAAAACAATTcgagcatttttttcgataagATTTTTCACTCCTTCTTTAATATGCTGTACTCACGTATATACAGCGCACCCAGTAGGGCCAATGTACGGTCGTCCAAGAAAAAAGACATAGAACTGCTCAACGTGGATGACCACAATTCAGACTCTGACGATTTCATGCTGATAGATTCGGCCAGCGGGTTTGTTAAAGAGCCCACTTATAAAACTAGCACGAATTTCATGATGCAGGTTAAGCACAAGAAAGTGCAGCAAAGCGCCATGAAGGAGATTCAGCAAAAGTATCTCAATGTGAAGCAGATGAATGATATTGATGACCGCTACATAGAGGATGGCGCTTGGCAAAACAATACCCTGTCTACGTACCACTACATGGGGTGCGTCCGGACGAAGGGGGGGTTTTCTCAAGAGAAATGCTCAGCACAGGGAAACGAAGAGTGCAGCGGTTTGGGAGCATTCGAGAGGTAcctaaacaaaataaacgaagAAATGGCCATCGTTGTGAATAGCGATGATAGTGATGAAGATATGTTGTGTAGccatggaaaggaaaaacttcTGATGAACTAtttgaaggggaaaatgcaTCGAAGCGGAAGCGAAATTGGATACAGGAACGAAAACGTAACGCTGGAAAGGAGTAAAGTGCAGGATCTAAAGAAGAACATAATTGTGCATCCTCTGATTAACTCCAAATGCATAGggtttaaaataaatgttaacGATATTGCAAATAGGAACCTAGACGTGTACTGCGTCAACAATGGGGAATATGTACAGGCACACAAAAATACTATCAGCTATTTGAAGAACCAAATAACTCCagagatgaagaaaaattatacgGACTTTCAGAACCTTAAGAGTAAGattaagaagaaggagatgaAGATACACGCCGTCAACGATTTgttaagcaaaaaagggttgGGAAAGAACCAAACCTGCTACATAAATAGTGGTCAAACCGACAGCACCGGGGCGAAGAAGAATAACACCGTCACCGAATACATCGTCGTGATTGAGGAAAACGTGCAGGAGGAGAGGTACAAAATTGATATTTATAACTACGCAGAATTAACTGCCTATATTGTAAActcgaaggaggaaaaaaaaagagaattcTATTGGAATTTCATCAGGAACGAAATATATTCCCACAAGTGGATGAACAAACTACAGTTCAAAATTCAAAACTATAGCAACTTGTACGTTAacagcttttttaaaaaaaaccattTGAGGTCAATCAAGGAGTACCTCTACGGAATAATAATAAACCTGTATTATCAAAATATCTATGATGTGTCCCTGAACATCCAGCTGAGTAGGCACTATGGGCATTACGACCCATCCAAGGAGTATGTgctgaaaaatatacaccATAACTTGAATCAGCTGTACCAAAATGTGATGGAGTGCGTCCAAAGCGATATTCTAAGTAGCACGTGCTTTATTGACGCTAGCAGAATCACAGGGGAGCAAATAAAGTGCAGAATTAATGACTACTTGATGAATTACCGGTGGTTGGAATGCCAGCCGGATGACGAAGCGAAGGAATCCTTCCaaggagaaaggaaaaaaaatatagacgATATGATTTGCAAATACAGAACGGTGCTACTGTACTATTTACTCTACATTTATCCAAAATTCTTGTACATACTAAATGTTATTCAAATAAAGAATTTCAAAGAACAGATTAAAAATACCTTGCCTGAGAAGGAGGATCAACATGTCCAGGAGGCACAGAAAGATTTTACTTCCCAAAAGAAAATGCTCAGAAAGGCCAAGGAAAAACAAGTCGATGTggtgaaggaagaagggaaCGAAAATTCCCCAAATTTTTATCTCCCcgtttatgtaaaaaatgaaaaaaatattctaagTTCGTTTGatttatcaaatattttGCTAGCCAGCTTTAATGACAATTTTGAAAGGACCCTCTTCAAGAATGTACTCAGCGGGGtgaccaaaatggaaaaagtgaaagatGAAATGCATCCTACTTGCTTAAAAACCATGGAGcattttgtcaaaaatgaatactaTCCCATTAGAAAGAAATTAACCAATTCCCAGTTGGCTATGGTATTTGCCGTCCTGAATGCCTACCTCTGTTTTGCCACAACACAGCATTCGATTTTCTTCAATGCCGACAAGTTGGGCAAATTCCTCCTTcataaaaatagcaaactAGAACTCGAACGATACAGCAGGTTGTCCGCTCAAGGGAAGAGCTATTTCCCCCCAGACTTTCGGCAGCGGTTTTTGGAGACCTTCCTTCTAAAGAAGGACAATAATTTTATCGCATCGGACAAACTCAAGTGCAAGCTGATGATTTATATCCTCCTCATCCAGCTCTGCCTTATGGATAACGCCTTGCCCGTGCAGCTCACACTCATTAATAGGAACACCGCTGCTTTGCTCACCCGGCTCAATTTCTCCATCGTCGACAAGTCGCTGGTGACGTTCAACTTGAACGCGTAG
- a CDS encoding tRNA intron endonuclease (putative) yields the protein MTSRNALRNIVLADLSRNFTTSDGIKYGADFVVYRGDIDAEHGFSLIFIKEENVPLSDKDKTIICRICESVKKKGIIAYVNRHTKEIKYVEIFRKTEGSPD from the exons ATGACGAGCAGAAATGCCTTGAGGAACATCGTTTTGGCTGACCTAAGTAGGAACTTCACTACATCGGATGGGATTAAATATGGCGCCGATTTTGTGGTGTACAGGG GGGACATCGACGCGGAACACGGATTCTCACTCATATTcataaaggaagaaaacgtACCCCTAAGTGATAAGGACAAAACGATCATTTGCAGGATATGCGAGAGTGTTAAAAAGAAG GGAATAATTGCATATGTGAATAGACATACTAAAGAAATTAAGTACGTGgaaatttttagaaaaacgGAAGGATCCCCTGATTGA